The Prosthecobacter vanneervenii genome has a segment encoding these proteins:
- a CDS encoding (2Fe-2S) ferredoxin domain-containing protein — protein sequence MSKNLSALSFRKGVEKNVFERMVDAADKAGTAEKNDIVHQMGQDHLFGDAITLGAVSFYDFLKKENEGKKVFLCNGSACLCAGTQDKLHHTLESHFKKEEIGHICCLGRCHEGGAFQYQGKNYSGQSDAAVADLVKTGKGDSEDRYAVVSHLQPAILTAEFPGIDAYYEPFKKLIANGDRDALGADLKDSGLRGRGGAGFPLHFKWASCRAASGPVKYIVCNADEGDPGAYIDKYLMEKQPHSVLLGMMVAGWYAGAETGILYIRAEYPDSITIVNEAIEDLRSAGLLGNDILGTGFNFMLKTIKGAGAYICGEETALLASIEGQRPEVRTRPPFPTIEGLFRKPTIVNNVETLANIRAILTLGGKGYAKIGTPQSTGPKLVSLDSWFVKPGIYEVAMGTPLQTIIDLAGGFKTKVKALQIGGPLGGIVPMSHVGKLTMDFESFKYGGFMKGHAGIVSIPESMPMIEYIQHLFQFTADESCGKCFPCRLGSTRGKELIAKARTDSGFKIDRELITDLLDTMEQTSLCALGGGVPLPIKNALQHFGEELKGYFAD from the coding sequence ATGTCCAAGAATCTCAGCGCACTCTCTTTCCGCAAAGGTGTTGAAAAAAACGTCTTTGAACGCATGGTCGATGCCGCCGACAAAGCCGGCACGGCTGAAAAGAACGACATCGTGCACCAGATGGGGCAGGATCACCTCTTTGGAGATGCCATCACGCTTGGCGCGGTCAGCTTTTACGACTTTCTAAAAAAGGAAAACGAGGGCAAGAAGGTCTTTCTCTGCAATGGCAGCGCCTGCCTCTGCGCCGGCACCCAGGACAAGCTGCACCACACCCTGGAGTCTCATTTCAAAAAGGAGGAGATCGGCCACATCTGCTGCCTGGGCCGCTGCCATGAAGGCGGTGCCTTCCAGTATCAGGGCAAAAACTACTCCGGCCAGAGCGATGCCGCCGTGGCCGACCTGGTCAAAACAGGCAAGGGCGACTCCGAGGACCGCTATGCCGTCGTGTCCCATCTGCAGCCCGCCATTCTCACCGCTGAGTTTCCCGGCATTGATGCGTACTACGAGCCCTTTAAAAAGCTCATTGCCAATGGCGACCGCGATGCCCTCGGTGCTGATCTCAAGGACAGTGGCCTGCGTGGGCGTGGTGGTGCGGGCTTCCCGCTGCATTTCAAATGGGCCAGCTGCCGCGCGGCCTCAGGCCCGGTGAAATACATCGTCTGCAATGCCGATGAGGGGGATCCCGGTGCCTACATCGACAAATACCTCATGGAAAAGCAGCCGCACAGCGTGCTGCTGGGCATGATGGTGGCAGGCTGGTACGCCGGTGCGGAGACGGGCATCCTCTACATCCGCGCCGAGTATCCAGACTCCATCACCATCGTGAACGAAGCCATCGAAGACCTCCGCTCCGCGGGGCTGCTGGGGAATGATATCCTCGGCACCGGCTTCAACTTCATGCTCAAGACCATCAAGGGCGCAGGTGCCTACATCTGCGGAGAGGAGACCGCTCTGCTGGCCAGCATCGAAGGCCAGCGCCCCGAGGTGCGCACACGCCCGCCTTTCCCCACCATTGAAGGCCTCTTCCGCAAGCCGACGATCGTCAACAACGTGGAGACGCTGGCAAACATCCGCGCCATCCTCACCCTCGGTGGCAAAGGATACGCCAAGATCGGCACGCCGCAGTCCACCGGCCCCAAGCTGGTCTCGCTCGACTCCTGGTTTGTGAAGCCGGGCATCTACGAAGTCGCCATGGGCACGCCGCTGCAGACGATCATCGACCTCGCCGGCGGTTTCAAAACCAAGGTCAAGGCCCTCCAGATCGGCGGCCCGCTCGGCGGCATCGTGCCGATGAGCCACGTGGGCAAGCTCACGATGGACTTTGAATCCTTCAAATACGGAGGCTTCATGAAAGGCCACGCCGGCATCGTCAGCATTCCGGAGTCGATGCCCATGATCGAGTACATCCAGCATCTCTTCCAGTTCACGGCGGACGAGAGCTGCGGCAAGTGCTTCCCCTGCCGTCTTGGCAGCACACGTGGCAAGGAGCTCATTGCCAAAGCCCGCACCGACAGCGGTTTCAAGATCGATCGCGAACTCATCACCGACCTCCTCGACACCATGGAGCAGACAAGCCTCTGCGCCCTCGGCGGTGGCGTGCCTCTGCCCATCAAGAACGCCCTGCAGCATTTCGGTGAAGAGCTGAAGGGATACTTTGCGGATTAA
- a CDS encoding radical SAM/SPASM domain-containing protein — protein sequence MIFSLTSRILQTVDPLCLAKIGWNFGYKGARSVMLHKQRMKQGQFFPPFFYISILNSCNLRCQGCWVDVDKPRESLKLDELNKIVNDAKRRGNAFFGILGGEPFMHPELFDFLAMHPDAYFQVFTNGQMITAKAAENMRKLGNITPLVSIEGTEIVSNQRRGNKDVLTRTLRGLQNCLDARVLTGVATSLCKTNIDDLLTESWLRRLIDMGVHYAWYHTYRPVGPKISAELALTPDQITQVRKFVVNMRAKLPIAIVDAYYDHNGQALCPMANGISHHISPTGAIEPCPIIQFAKESVRTERDLYDVFTGSEFLRDFRSIAAQNTRGCIVLERPDLVKAVVNKHTAKDSTIRQTAMAEIESMTPRTSQWREGEEVPEKHWMYWLAKKFFFNDFGVYRGLEKAR from the coding sequence ATGATCTTCTCGCTGACCTCCCGCATCCTTCAAACCGTCGATCCCCTATGCCTCGCGAAAATCGGGTGGAATTTCGGTTACAAAGGCGCGCGCTCCGTCATGCTGCACAAGCAGCGCATGAAGCAGGGCCAGTTTTTCCCGCCGTTCTTCTACATCTCCATCCTCAACTCCTGCAACCTCCGCTGTCAGGGCTGCTGGGTGGACGTGGACAAACCGCGCGAATCCCTGAAGCTGGATGAGCTGAACAAGATCGTGAACGACGCCAAACGGCGCGGCAATGCCTTCTTTGGCATCCTGGGCGGCGAGCCCTTCATGCACCCGGAGCTCTTCGACTTTCTGGCCATGCACCCGGATGCCTACTTCCAGGTCTTTACCAACGGGCAGATGATCACCGCCAAGGCTGCTGAAAACATGCGCAAGCTGGGAAACATCACCCCCCTCGTCAGTATCGAAGGCACCGAAATCGTCAGCAACCAGCGCCGGGGCAACAAGGACGTCCTGACCCGTACCCTGCGTGGCCTGCAAAACTGCCTGGACGCCCGCGTGCTCACTGGCGTGGCCACCAGCCTGTGCAAGACCAATATCGACGACCTCCTGACCGAGAGCTGGCTGCGCCGCCTCATCGACATGGGTGTGCACTATGCCTGGTATCACACCTACCGACCCGTCGGCCCCAAAATCAGCGCCGAGCTCGCACTCACGCCCGATCAGATCACCCAGGTGCGCAAATTCGTCGTCAACATGCGGGCCAAGCTGCCCATCGCCATCGTGGACGCCTACTACGATCACAACGGCCAGGCTCTCTGCCCCATGGCCAACGGCATCAGCCACCACATCAGCCCCACCGGTGCCATCGAGCCCTGCCCCATCATCCAGTTCGCCAAGGAAAGCGTCCGCACCGAGCGCGATCTCTATGACGTCTTCACCGGCTCAGAATTCCTCCGAGACTTCCGCAGCATCGCCGCCCAAAACACCCGCGGCTGCATCGTCCTGGAGCGCCCGGACCTCGTGAAAGCCGTGGTCAATAAACACACCGCCAAAGACTCCACCATCCGCCAGACCGCCATGGCCGAGATCGAATCCATGACGCCAAGAACCAGCCAGTGGCGCGAAGGCGAGGAAGTTCCCGAAAAGCACTGGATGTACTGGCTGGCGAAGAAGTTTTTCTTCAATGATTTTGGGGTGTACCGGGGATTGGAGAAAGCAAGATAG
- the dnaX gene encoding DNA polymerase III subunit gamma/tau — protein sequence MSYQVFARKYRPKTFADVLGQEHVVRTLRNAIAQQRLAHAYLFVGPRGTGKTSTARIFAKALCSKNGPSIDFDPEDELSLEIAEGRCMDVLEIDGASNNGVEQVRELRDNVKYAPTRCRYKIYYIDEVHMLTTGAFNALLKTLEEPPEHVKFIFATTEPNKILPTIISRCQRFDLRRIPNAIIAKHLLHIASLENVDLDEKAAFAIGKGAEGGMRDAQSMLDQLVAFCGDKITEQDVLDVFGFTSGESVAALARHILESDTVSALRAVYEQNEAGKELGRFLADLIQHFRTLLVHQADPEAATEDLSPELSQEVAAQAEMATTEQLLRVVDGLADVDARMRWASNKRLHFELGVIAAVQSLNEVAISDVIAALDSGSAEGLSRPQPAPRTQSAPPPIRRAAEPLRPAAAPVVIAERPQPAPVPAARAPEPMLAPSEPLAKAAPPPAEPTPAPAPVVARAPEPEPKPAPAPAPVVREVPPPAVEPAASAMSEEEVWKRLVAIVQERRPLIISWLHSATLMSITRNVLKVGFPTSEGFARDSLMRPAQLSFLESAAQEILGQSVKIEFVLDPSLKAPDFSEMGLGLMDDPPPAPKPAAEPKLEAKPAAKVEASKAEAVKPAEPAAPSGPQLPDDFYQDPLIQQAMVKFKAKLVPLN from the coding sequence GTGAGTTACCAAGTTTTTGCCCGTAAATACCGACCCAAGACGTTTGCCGATGTGCTCGGCCAGGAACATGTCGTGCGCACGCTGCGCAATGCCATCGCCCAGCAGCGTCTGGCGCATGCCTACCTCTTTGTGGGGCCGCGCGGCACCGGCAAGACCTCCACGGCACGTATTTTTGCCAAGGCCCTGTGCAGCAAAAACGGCCCCAGCATCGACTTTGACCCCGAGGACGAGCTGAGCCTGGAGATCGCCGAAGGGCGCTGCATGGACGTGCTGGAGATCGACGGCGCCAGCAACAATGGCGTGGAGCAGGTGCGTGAGTTGCGAGACAACGTCAAATACGCCCCCACCCGCTGCCGCTACAAGATCTACTACATCGACGAGGTGCACATGCTCACCACGGGCGCCTTCAATGCGCTGCTCAAGACCCTGGAGGAGCCGCCGGAGCACGTGAAGTTCATCTTTGCCACTACGGAGCCCAACAAGATCCTGCCCACCATCATCAGCCGCTGCCAGCGCTTTGACCTGCGCCGCATCCCGAATGCGATCATTGCCAAGCACCTGCTGCATATCGCCAGCCTGGAGAATGTGGACTTGGACGAAAAAGCAGCTTTCGCCATTGGCAAGGGGGCCGAGGGCGGCATGCGTGATGCGCAGTCCATGCTGGACCAGCTCGTGGCCTTCTGTGGCGACAAAATCACCGAGCAAGACGTGCTGGATGTTTTTGGCTTCACCTCTGGCGAGTCCGTGGCCGCCCTGGCGCGGCACATTCTAGAAAGCGACACCGTGAGCGCCCTGCGCGCGGTTTATGAGCAGAACGAGGCGGGCAAGGAGCTGGGCCGCTTCTTGGCGGATCTCATACAACATTTCCGCACGCTGCTGGTGCATCAGGCAGACCCCGAGGCCGCCACGGAAGATCTGAGCCCTGAGCTGTCTCAGGAGGTGGCAGCCCAGGCGGAAATGGCCACCACCGAGCAGCTCCTGCGTGTGGTGGATGGCCTGGCCGATGTGGATGCCCGCATGCGCTGGGCCAGCAACAAGCGCCTGCACTTTGAGCTGGGCGTCATCGCCGCCGTGCAGAGCCTGAATGAGGTGGCCATCAGCGATGTGATTGCTGCACTGGACTCTGGTAGCGCCGAGGGGCTCTCCCGCCCTCAGCCTGCGCCGCGTACACAGAGTGCTCCACCCCCGATCCGCCGTGCCGCCGAGCCCCTGAGGCCTGCAGCGGCTCCTGTTGTCATCGCTGAGAGGCCGCAGCCTGCTCCGGTACCTGCTGCTCGTGCGCCTGAGCCGATGCTAGCACCTTCAGAGCCCTTGGCCAAGGCCGCACCGCCACCTGCTGAGCCCACACCTGCACCGGCCCCTGTGGTGGCGCGTGCTCCCGAACCTGAGCCCAAACCTGCCCCTGCGCCCGCGCCTGTGGTCAGGGAAGTTCCGCCTCCCGCTGTCGAGCCTGCGGCCTCTGCGATGAGCGAGGAAGAAGTGTGGAAGCGTCTCGTGGCCATTGTGCAGGAGCGCCGCCCACTCATCATTTCCTGGCTGCACTCCGCCACGCTCATGAGCATCACCCGCAATGTGCTGAAGGTGGGCTTCCCTACGAGCGAGGGCTTTGCACGAGACAGCCTCATGCGCCCGGCGCAGCTGAGCTTTCTGGAAAGCGCGGCGCAGGAGATCCTGGGGCAGTCCGTAAAGATCGAGTTTGTGCTGGACCCCAGCCTGAAAGCCCCGGACTTTTCAGAGATGGGTCTCGGGCTTATGGATGATCCGCCGCCTGCTCCGAAACCCGCAGCTGAGCCCAAGCTTGAGGCTAAACCAGCCGCCAAGGTTGAAGCCTCCAAAGCTGAGGCTGTCAAACCCGCCGAGCCAGCCGCTCCCTCCGGTCCGCAGCTTCCTGATGACTTCTACCAAGATCCCCTTATCCAGCAGGCGATGGTGAAGTTTAAGGCCAAGCTGGTGCCGTTGAATTGA
- a CDS encoding peptide MFS transporter, whose product MTSAPTGHPRGIYTLFFTEMWERFSYYGMRALLVLYMVAEVRRGGMGLTDEMAAAIYGLYTALVYMTALPGGWVGDRLLGARSAVWWGGIIIACGHVVLGIHSTQSFFIGLVLVAFGSGLLKSNMSALVGQLYPEGGARRDAGFTLFYMGINVGALFGQLMCGWLGEHVGWRWGFSAAAVGMFLGLVQFRLTERHVMHIGLRADHAGQNVQREWRMLQAGLAGVVVLVALGVSGMVQIDVVRFAHSTAWFIAGTAVLYFLWAFFLARLEPAEKKRLVVILVLFLASALFWAGFEQVGSSFSIFAERYTLRKLGGWEVPASWVQALNPLFVIGAAPLVALMWNALDRRGTSPSLTTKMSWALLMLALGFVVAAWAAERALATGPVWPTWLMSVVILHTLGELFLSPVGLSAVTKLAPPRLTGQMMGIWFLGSSLGDILAGILAGGVTGDATAQMPARFLHVALTAGISGIVLLILARWITKLMPGIK is encoded by the coding sequence ATGACCTCTGCACCCACCGGCCATCCACGCGGCATCTACACGCTCTTTTTCACCGAAATGTGGGAGCGTTTCAGCTACTACGGCATGCGTGCGCTGCTAGTGCTCTACATGGTCGCGGAGGTGAGGCGCGGAGGCATGGGGCTCACCGACGAAATGGCCGCCGCCATCTACGGGCTGTACACTGCGCTGGTTTACATGACGGCATTGCCCGGCGGCTGGGTGGGGGATCGTCTGCTGGGCGCACGCTCTGCGGTATGGTGGGGCGGTATCATCATCGCCTGCGGCCATGTGGTGCTGGGCATTCACAGCACGCAGTCGTTCTTCATCGGCCTCGTCCTCGTGGCCTTTGGCTCCGGCCTGCTGAAGTCCAACATGAGCGCGCTGGTGGGGCAGCTCTACCCGGAGGGCGGTGCGCGGCGGGACGCGGGATTCACGCTCTTTTACATGGGCATCAATGTGGGCGCTCTGTTTGGCCAGCTCATGTGTGGCTGGCTGGGCGAGCATGTGGGCTGGCGCTGGGGCTTTTCCGCAGCGGCGGTGGGCATGTTTCTCGGGTTGGTGCAGTTCCGCCTCACGGAGCGGCATGTGATGCATATCGGCCTGCGAGCGGATCACGCGGGGCAGAATGTGCAGCGGGAGTGGCGCATGCTCCAGGCAGGGCTGGCGGGTGTGGTGGTGCTCGTGGCGCTGGGAGTCAGCGGCATGGTGCAGATCGATGTGGTGCGCTTTGCTCACTCCACGGCGTGGTTCATTGCGGGCACAGCGGTGCTCTACTTTCTCTGGGCCTTCTTTCTGGCCAGGCTGGAGCCTGCGGAAAAGAAGCGACTCGTGGTCATCCTGGTGCTCTTCCTGGCTTCTGCGCTCTTTTGGGCAGGCTTTGAGCAGGTGGGCTCGTCCTTCAGTATTTTTGCCGAGCGGTACACGCTGCGAAAATTGGGTGGCTGGGAGGTGCCCGCCAGCTGGGTGCAGGCGCTCAATCCGCTCTTCGTCATCGGGGCGGCACCGCTGGTGGCCCTGATGTGGAATGCGCTGGATCGCCGTGGCACCAGCCCCAGCCTGACTACCAAGATGTCCTGGGCGCTGCTCATGCTGGCGCTGGGCTTTGTCGTTGCCGCGTGGGCGGCTGAACGTGCGCTGGCCACGGGGCCGGTGTGGCCCACCTGGCTCATGAGCGTGGTCATCCTGCACACGCTGGGAGAGCTCTTCCTCAGCCCCGTGGGCCTCAGTGCTGTGACCAAGCTCGCTCCTCCTCGCCTCACCGGGCAGATGATGGGCATCTGGTTTCTCGGCAGCTCGCTGGGAGACATCCTGGCAGGTATCCTGGCCGGCGGCGTGACGGGAGACGCCACTGCGCAGATGCCCGCGCGCTTTCTGCATGTGGCCCTCACGGCTGGCATCTCCGGCATCGTGCTGCTCATTCTGGCGCGCTGGATCACCAAGCTGATGCCAGGAATCAAATAA
- a CDS encoding glycoside hydrolase family protein, protein MKLILCFLGGLALQLQAAEQVFFAFDDHNIAWQHNLKLTLEAAQKHPGNPVLSNGPAGAPDHGHAVLYGTVIKQGDTFRMWYLGMHEAAVVKGQAPGWWRPMCYAESKDGIAWTKPELGLVEFNGSTKNNICRIEGAPYSMTRVNDFLSVLYEPDEPDASKRYKCAYIAHMPIEDVKGGRSKIGPNEKRWGAFVTATSADGLSWKCVGDRPANAGGERFEVSSLYRFGDFYYATGQLLSPWSWRPDGREIGRDMLAYRSPDFVTWSKAKAFSYARPGQLSDPPVKGQQMHMGAGLWNRGNVMVGLHGMWQDAEQPPPKGKSWNYGVRVDLGLMISNDGVHYREPVPGFKIIPRGKEGEWDDIAILQGHAFVNEGDKTMIWYSHWNTGGELEHMDIGLATLRRDGFGSLSRKVSEEEGHFITSPFTAKEIAINVDGLTVETPLTVQLLDHLDHPLDGYEIKFSTNGVRVPLNLTKPLPAGKKTALRVNIPAGSAAKVYAIYLND, encoded by the coding sequence ATGAAGCTTATCCTCTGCTTTCTTGGCGGGCTTGCTCTTCAGCTCCAGGCGGCTGAGCAGGTGTTTTTCGCTTTCGACGATCACAACATCGCCTGGCAGCACAATCTAAAGCTGACTTTGGAGGCAGCACAGAAGCATCCGGGTAATCCGGTGCTGAGCAATGGCCCGGCAGGTGCTCCGGATCATGGGCATGCTGTGCTCTATGGCACGGTGATCAAGCAGGGCGATACCTTCCGCATGTGGTACCTGGGCATGCATGAGGCGGCCGTGGTGAAAGGCCAGGCTCCTGGCTGGTGGAGGCCCATGTGCTATGCGGAAAGCAAAGACGGCATCGCCTGGACCAAGCCCGAGCTGGGTCTCGTGGAATTTAACGGCAGCACGAAGAACAACATCTGCCGCATTGAGGGCGCGCCCTATTCGATGACTCGTGTGAACGATTTTCTCTCAGTGCTGTATGAGCCAGATGAACCGGATGCCTCGAAACGCTACAAGTGCGCCTACATCGCCCACATGCCCATCGAGGACGTCAAAGGTGGGCGCAGCAAGATAGGTCCCAATGAGAAACGCTGGGGAGCCTTTGTCACTGCCACCAGCGCGGACGGCCTGAGCTGGAAGTGCGTGGGCGACCGGCCGGCCAATGCTGGCGGCGAGCGCTTTGAAGTCAGCAGCCTCTACCGTTTCGGTGACTTTTACTATGCCACAGGCCAGCTCCTTAGCCCCTGGTCCTGGCGGCCGGATGGCAGAGAGATCGGGCGCGACATGCTGGCCTACCGTTCGCCGGACTTTGTCACCTGGTCCAAGGCCAAGGCCTTCTCCTATGCACGTCCTGGCCAACTTTCTGATCCGCCGGTGAAAGGCCAGCAGATGCACATGGGAGCAGGATTGTGGAACCGGGGGAATGTCATGGTCGGACTGCACGGCATGTGGCAGGACGCGGAGCAACCGCCGCCCAAGGGCAAGAGCTGGAACTACGGTGTGCGTGTGGACCTGGGCCTCATGATCAGCAATGACGGCGTGCATTACCGCGAGCCCGTGCCCGGCTTCAAAATCATCCCGCGTGGCAAGGAAGGGGAGTGGGACGACATCGCCATCCTCCAGGGGCATGCCTTTGTGAACGAAGGAGACAAGACCATGATCTGGTATTCTCACTGGAATACCGGCGGCGAACTGGAGCACATGGACATCGGCCTCGCCACGCTGCGGCGGGATGGCTTTGGTTCTCTATCCCGCAAGGTGTCCGAGGAGGAGGGGCACTTCATCACCAGCCCCTTTACGGCAAAGGAGATCGCCATCAATGTGGACGGCCTCACGGTGGAGACCCCTCTCACTGTGCAGCTTCTGGATCACCTTGATCATCCCCTGGACGGCTATGAAATCAAATTCAGCACCAACGGCGTCCGCGTTCCTCTCAATTTGACCAAGCCTTTGCCCGCAGGTAAAAAGACCGCGCTGCGTGTGAATATCCCTGCTGGCAGCGCCGCGAAGGTGTATGCCATCTACCTCAACGACTAG
- a CDS encoding aminotransferase class III-fold pyridoxal phosphate-dependent enzyme, with protein MSLTLVTKLNDTDYKLLHRAIDGFVPAMVFDVHTHLFHSRHFAEGKRPVFLDENRGYGMADFQEAMRLWLPGREVEGLFFGYPSAGNDRAGENAWLQSQVDGTGNSRALVLAAPQDDPAEVSRLLSTGVFVGIKPYRLYADVPDTKEVEIESFAPEWMWELCHEHDGILMLHIMLADGITDTRNVEAIRRMCRRYPRCKLVLAHVARSFNYRHAREGLHHLVDLDNVVVDTSAVTQAGAFRAALEILGPRRVLWGSDYMVSELRGSCITQGDGFTWIHPEITGDKLTIFGQYTTVGIESLLCLREACEDTGMTQGDLEDIFRENALRLLKRTPETHSGQQLWEEAKTKISCGTGLLSKRAHLFDPQSWPSYFSRAKGACVWDLDNKRYTDFTGGVGAILLGHADDEVNAAVKRRVNLGSYATLATPDEVKLADVLLDLHSWAGKVRYARGGGEALGLAVRIARAATGKSGIAFCGYHGWSDWYLAANLGDDAALDGHLLPGLQPLGVPRELAGTAVPFRYNDIASFRAALKKLDGKLAAVVMEPMRSEMPRDDFLQQVISECHAAGAVYVLDEVTSGWRFGFPGAAPGLGIEPDIAVYAKAISNGYPAGAIVGKDSVMDAANSSFISSSYWTDGVGTAASLACIDKMQREGVQQKVWQMGQHLQSGLRELAARHPSLELKIGGMPCAPSLAFGNPAAKPLMIRHMIQRGYLMSSQLYVTWSHMDEHLSGMLAALDEVLALMEQTPLEPITGVQQGFARLV; from the coding sequence ATGTCGCTCACTCTTGTCACCAAACTCAACGACACCGATTACAAGCTGCTGCACCGGGCTATCGACGGTTTTGTTCCTGCCATGGTCTTTGATGTGCACACGCATCTCTTTCACTCGCGCCATTTTGCCGAGGGTAAGCGGCCGGTGTTTCTCGATGAAAATCGCGGCTATGGCATGGCAGACTTTCAGGAAGCCATGCGGCTGTGGCTGCCGGGGCGCGAGGTGGAGGGGCTGTTCTTTGGCTATCCCAGCGCTGGGAATGACCGTGCCGGTGAGAATGCCTGGCTGCAGTCGCAGGTGGATGGTACAGGGAACTCACGTGCGCTGGTGCTGGCTGCGCCGCAGGATGATCCCGCCGAGGTGAGCCGCCTCCTGAGCACGGGCGTCTTTGTCGGCATCAAACCCTATCGTCTCTATGCCGATGTGCCGGATACCAAAGAGGTGGAGATCGAATCCTTCGCGCCGGAGTGGATGTGGGAGCTCTGCCATGAGCACGATGGCATCCTGATGCTGCACATCATGCTGGCGGATGGCATCACCGATACGCGCAATGTGGAGGCAATCCGTAGAATGTGCCGTCGATACCCACGCTGCAAGCTGGTGCTGGCGCATGTGGCGCGTTCATTCAATTACCGTCACGCCCGCGAAGGTCTGCATCATCTCGTGGACCTCGACAACGTCGTCGTGGATACCTCCGCTGTCACCCAGGCCGGAGCCTTTCGCGCCGCACTGGAGATCTTGGGTCCTCGCCGTGTACTCTGGGGCAGCGACTACATGGTAAGTGAACTGCGTGGTTCCTGCATCACGCAGGGAGACGGCTTCACCTGGATTCACCCCGAGATCACTGGAGACAAGCTCACCATCTTCGGTCAGTACACTACGGTTGGCATCGAGTCGCTGCTCTGCCTGCGCGAAGCCTGCGAAGACACCGGCATGACTCAGGGAGATCTGGAAGACATTTTCCGTGAGAATGCGCTGCGCCTTCTGAAGCGAACACCAGAAACGCACTCGGGACAGCAACTCTGGGAAGAGGCCAAAACCAAAATCTCTTGCGGCACAGGGCTGCTCTCCAAGCGCGCGCACCTTTTTGATCCGCAGTCCTGGCCCTCGTATTTCTCACGCGCCAAAGGGGCCTGTGTGTGGGATCTGGATAACAAGCGCTACACCGATTTTACCGGCGGCGTCGGTGCCATCCTGCTTGGTCATGCCGATGACGAAGTGAACGCGGCCGTAAAGCGCCGTGTGAATCTCGGCAGCTACGCTACACTGGCCACTCCCGATGAGGTAAAGCTGGCAGATGTGCTGCTGGATCTTCACTCTTGGGCTGGAAAGGTGCGCTACGCACGCGGCGGCGGCGAGGCGCTTGGCCTTGCGGTCCGCATCGCACGTGCGGCCACGGGCAAAAGCGGTATCGCCTTCTGCGGCTACCATGGCTGGAGCGACTGGTATCTCGCTGCCAACCTGGGTGATGACGCTGCGCTCGATGGCCATCTGCTTCCAGGTCTGCAGCCGCTTGGCGTGCCGCGCGAACTGGCAGGCACGGCCGTGCCCTTCCGCTACAACGACATCGCATCCTTCCGCGCCGCGTTGAAAAAGCTGGATGGCAAACTGGCCGCTGTCGTCATGGAGCCCATGCGCTCCGAAATGCCGCGCGATGACTTTCTGCAGCAGGTCATCTCCGAGTGCCACGCCGCAGGTGCAGTCTACGTGCTGGATGAAGTCACCAGCGGCTGGCGCTTTGGCTTTCCAGGCGCGGCTCCGGGGCTGGGCATTGAGCCCGACATCGCAGTCTACGCCAAGGCGATCTCAAATGGCTACCCCGCAGGTGCTATTGTGGGCAAAGACTCAGTCATGGATGCGGCGAACAGCAGCTTCATTTCCAGCAGCTACTGGACCGATGGCGTGGGCACGGCTGCCTCGTTGGCCTGCATCGATAAAATGCAGCGCGAGGGCGTACAGCAGAAGGTGTGGCAGATGGGGCAGCACCTGCAGTCGGGGCTTCGAGAGTTGGCCGCACGGCATCCATCCCTTGAGCTCAAAATCGGCGGCATGCCCTGTGCGCCTTCGCTTGCCTTTGGCAATCCGGCTGCCAAACCGCTCATGATCCGCCACATGATTCAGCGCGGCTATCTCATGTCCAGCCAGCTCTATGTTACATGGTCGCACATGGATGAGCACCTCTCCGGCATGCTAGCAGCGCTGGACGAGGTGCTGGCCCTCATGGAGCAGACTCCTCTGGAGCCCATCACCGGGGTGCAGCAGGGCTTTGCGCGACTGGTGTGA